The Podospora pseudoanserina strain CBS 124.78 chromosome 7 map unlocalized CBS124.78p_7, whole genome shotgun sequence region CGATTGCCAACCCAATAAACACTGCAATATATAGGCTTGCCCACCTGAATACCATTCCGATTCCCGCTCCAAGTTGCTCCCAATATATCCAGTTCAACTGCGACCAACACATTCCCCCCTCCAGTCCAGCCTACGTGCGCCTCAGCCAGGGTCATTACACCGCTGATGTTCCATACCTTAATCCACCGACACAAGCCAACTACGGCTGATGAATTCCTGAAGAATAGAAGTATTTTACGTGCGCGGGATGTTCAACCAACGCAAGATTCAACGGAATTTAGGGGTCATGTAGGGATACACTTGTTATCCGCCTTCTCGTCGTCGATGCTCATGATACTAGCATCTTGCAAGTGTAACGGCAACGGGCCAAGTTGCAAAGCCCAACATTTGAACAGATAAGAAGTGAGGTCTAGCATGGGAAAACAAACTATCTAGCACATTTTCAATTTGAAAGAATGTCCATCAGCTTGAGATGCTTAATGTTTTCTCCCGTAAACTGTGTCAGCTGTTCCTGATCTGATTGACGCTTAGATTTTATACACAGCTAAGGTTATCTTTCCTTTGATCTTCTTGGCGGGCCCGTAGTTTGTATGTTTTTTGTAGTGTATACCAGCTCACGAACTGCCTCATAGATAAGGTAGGGGCGCTTCATCTCCCAGGCAGTTAAACTGCTGCATGGAAAATAAGCAAACATGAGCTTACGTGACCGGGCCGCATTATGGGCAGACCCTACACACAGCACCCTACACACAGCACCCCGAAAGGCAGTTGCTACATGTTGATTATTAATTTTCTCCGTATTTATCTACAGTAGATTATATAtacacaacccccttccttcccccctttATTTCTTCTCAAAAGCCTTCTGCCTCTGCGCATACTCCTTGACAATCACACTACAGCTCGTCTCGGCACaaagcctcttcctcctcctcacatCCAACTTGTCCGCAAACTCCAACCCCGatgccctctccaccacctccaacggGACCTCGAACTCTTGAAGAGGTTTGCTATTAGAAATAACCGCATTGGGCAGCACAAAcgcccccaccgccaccggccCATCTTTCgagtccttctcctcggcaaaGATGACCTTGTAAAAATGCGTCGGCACCGCCACGTTCGGCGCCGGGCTGCCCACCACCTCGTACTTGACGTACCACTtcccgtcctcctcttttcttgGCAGATACAACGGCcccgtcaccaccctcacactGGGGTACTTGCTTGTTAGCCTCCGACAGAAATCCTCAAAGTGCGCCCAGTAATCCCTGTTGaacccctccccgacctGGGGGCACATGTTGCTGAGGTAAAACGTCTCGTCCATGGCGGACTGGGACCACTTGCAGTCGGCAGCGGGGACTTGGTGGCCGCGGTCGTAGCCGGAGCGGAAATAGTCCTTGAGTTTGGCGCGGAATTTTtcggggatggaggggtctTCGAGGAATTGCGAGTTTTTGCGGTCGCCGgatttgagggagagggattggggggttaTGTGCTCTGCTACCCAGTGGGGGTTGCGGGTGCGGCGGTCGtaggaggagatgaaggaggtgCGGGAGGCGAGGTCGGAGGTGGGGCCGGGGAAGCCGTAGTCGAAGAGGCCCGAGGGgttgacgggggaggggccggaggggggtttggatgGGGGTTTGGCACcgggagcggcggcggcgggggagggagaaggggccCTGGGGCcttcgggggaggaggaggaggacttgttgaagagggcggctgtggctgctgctccgaCTGCTgcgccggcgccggcgacAATGGCGAAGGTTACTTTTgacatggtggtgttgtggttgaagaGGTGACCACACCGCTGAAGAGTGTCTATCAAGGTTGTCTCAGCctttggatggtggtggtggtggtgacggtggtgggtgggcaAGGCTGTCTTGGAAAAAATTACCGTGATTTGTTGATCGGCAGTAAAAAGACCCCTGCAAGGCACCGTGGGGTCAGACAGATTCAAGCATTCGACCCCACCGAGCCTCATCGATTGAAGAAGTGGGAGATCATGAATTATCTGTATGGGAGCACAAATGGGATAGAAGCATGGTTCGCATGGGGGTTAATTAGCTCTAGTTACACAATAGTGCCCACGAGGCGATGCTTTTCTGTAGCACAGGCGACACAATGGCCACGTCGAGACACCTTCTTCAGCAAACCATCAAGGTGCCCGCTGAGGAGTGAGGTCAGCCCTGTTGGTGATTGGCAATGGAGGCTGGGCGGTCAAAGAGACCCTTGTTCCACAGCCATGGCGGGGGATGGGCGCAACTCTCCACGGCggagtttgatgatgatgacgatgatgccATGGGGTGGGATCTGGATGtagtgggggagggagttcTGCTTATCTTTCAaatcatttttttttgtctttgccGCACATATGACACCCGGCACATTGGCCAACACGCAAGGCCGCCTTATCGCTTCAAAGAGGGTGTTTGGACGGCCAAGTCATAGATAGAGTATTACCTGCTCGAGTTGGCATTTCTCCGGGGAGCAATCGGAGGCTTAGTCTCGAAGGACAGAAAAGAGGAAGGTCGCTTTTTGACAAGTACCGAAAGAAGGCAAAAGGCCATCGAGGTTCTCAAAGCCTACCCACCTTTGCCGCATGACACCCACGACAACCTAACTGGGGTTCCTTTTGTtcgcctcccgcccccctcgTTTCCTGATTACCTTCCATTCATTCCTTTGATTCTGATCCCAACATTGTCGAATGTCAATCTTTCTTCGACTGCACCAAATCCGTAATCCAGACACCGGAGCTAGACCTACCGACAGAGAACAACCACCTTGAAAGCCGCGAGTCAGGGTTCCTCGTCCCCCACAAACCGTTTGcaaagaccaaaaaaaaacaaacaaaaaacagACACCAACGGACCTAGATAGTATTtgagcgagcgagcgagcggACTGCACCCAGTTCATCATGGTCCAAGGCGACCTGGACAATGACACGAGGGGATGGATAATGTGTGCGGTGAGCGGTATAGGTGCGTGACGCAATCATTCCCGAGGGCCGTTTGGTCGTGTAGGACGCCATGCGACGAGCAGTTCTCACCGTTTTGAAGGCGGATTCCTGTCAATTGTTTGTCCACTTCGCTAACCTCGAATTCTCCGTCTAGCATGCATCGCGGGCGCTTCAATAATATGCATCGACGTGTTTGTTCGCCTAATACCCGGCCAGCGCGACTTCCGCATCCAAGAGAGCAATGTCTTCCTCGCATGCTCCCTCAGCTTGAGCTTCGGTGTCATGGTGTTCTCGGCATTAAACAGCATGCTTCCCTCGGCCATGCGCTATCTTCTTAAGGATGAGTGGGACAGGCAAAAGGCGGGATTACTCATGATGGGGTGCTTTGTTGGGGGCTTCTTTGGCATTCAGCTCATATCACACGTCCTGCACCAGTACCTCCCGTCACACATAGTGGAATGTGACCACACACACGAAGAAATCCCTGACGAAGAGTCCCAAcatcaccggcaccaccaccactcgaGGGCACATTTGCCCCGGCGGCAATCCCGGCGGCCATCGGGTCCCCTGAACATGGTGGAAGTCAACGAGGCCACCCCGCTACTACCCACCGAACGAAACGCACACATACACAGTCCAGTGGTAAACGGCAACGCCGAGCCCGGGGGGGAGGTCATCACCCACTTCCCCAGCATCGACACCCGCCGACCCTCCGAGTCTAGAAgaccctccttcttctctaaGCGAGTAATGTCCTTCTTCAAGGACACGAAACCAAACTGCGACGAAGACGGGCCCTGCTTCGGATACACGGACCCCTGTGGACAAGAATGCTTTAAGCACGTTAACGGCCGCACGGCACTGTCCCGGAACGCCACGATCAAGTCCATCCCCGCGACCATCGCCGAAGACCACGTTGAGTCGGTGAccagctcccaccaccacagccataACATCAGCCGCTCCCATTCCTGTGCCTCTCTCCacgatcaccaccaccaccaccaccaccaccatggccatgCCCACGAGGAGTctctctcccactcccactcccacacCACCGACCCCACCGACGCATCCAGtatctcctcctgctgctcccatCCTTCCGAACCGGAAGACAAcgaccaccaacaacaccaccaccacgtccCCACCaacgccttcctcgccattgGCCTCCAAACTGTCATCGCCATTGCAGTCCACAAGCTCCCAGAGGGTTTCATAACCTACGCAACCAACCACGTGAACTCAGCCCTCGGATTCAACGTCTTTATGGCTCTTTTTGTTCACAACATTGCCGAGGGGTTTGCCATGTCACTCCCCCTCTACATGGCTCTCGGGTCCCGCTTCAAGGCCATTGCTTGGTCTTCgctgttgggggggttgtcgcAGCCCCTGGGGGCAAGCATAGCGGTGGTGTGGTTCAAGATTGCGAACAGGCAGCAGCTCGAGATCAATGCGACGGCGTACGCGGTTATCTTTGCGGTGACGGCGGGGATTATGACGAGTGTGGGTTTGCAGCTGTTTGCGgagagcttggggttggggcaTGACAGGCGGTTGAGtattttttggggggtggtggggatggtggttttgggggggtgtaattctttggtggaggggcattGATTTTGGATGTTATTGGTTTGTTTTGAGGATTAGGTAGATGGCTTGGTGGCGTGTTGGTTGAAAGCGATTGCATGTTTTGGAGGTCGGAgttgggtgtttttgggaTGGTTTATGGGTTGTGAATTAGACGCGAGTTTAAAGACGGTTTGGATATGATATATGTATGATGGCGTTTTAGCTAGAAGGAGAACATGATGTGTTACACTCACATGTTTTGGTTTCACTAACTCGGTGCCGAGGAGTGTCAGCGTAAAATCTGAAAGTCTATATCAGGGGACAATGGACGAGATGTGAcatcgacgatgatgacCTTCTGTTTGTGGCTTCGTCATCCTGCAAGGCAGGCGGACATCAAGGCCAATCCTGAGACATGTAAACATCAATCAGCAAAGCACAAGCCTGCTTGGCCAAGTGGTAAGGCGTCGCACTTGTAATGCGAAGAGCACAGGTTCGATTCCTGTAGTAGGCATTCCACAGCATGAACATTTCTTTTGGCCATCTTTTGGCCCCCACATACatatatacatacataccaCCACATACATCACTTTCTGTTttccagcatcatcatcaaagttttgcttttttgcAGCTGGGCTGCCATAGGCGTGGATGATGATCGTGGGTGGAAGGTGTAGAGCTGACAGCTGATAACCACCAAGTACATTGCGCTCCAAGGATGTAGCAATGACGCCAAAAACCTTGCAAAGAGCTACAAGAGATCTGGCTCTATTCTGTTTACAAAgctacacacacacagtACCCTTTCTCACCATGTACGATCCCCACatctcccatcccatcctcacacagcccatcaccaaaaaaaaaaatgtaaAACCGAAAGAAAAGAGATTCTTTGCTCTTCCACTAGAAGCTacaactccccctctccctatCTTGTACAACCCCTTCGCTCCATCATTCACCATCTCACCGGCCCCCCCGggccccccaccccaactCTCAATCAAATAAAATCACAAGCAAAGTAAGTTTAGTTCCCCCTTGCAAAAACAGACATCCATACCTTCGCTGAAAAattctttccctttccttacccccctcccttcctcaaGTTCCCACCGAGacaaaaaagagaaataagGAAAACCAGACTACAACGCCACGACgcccaaaaaaaatcatttcaacacccaccccccccaatccccaccaaccaccacataAAGACCCCCATTAGGtaaaaggaaagaaaaaaacccaTACGTTAATACAATAAATCCAATTAATCATACCCATTCCCTCTTTGATCTCTCtaatcctcctccgtctGCGCCCTGCTACTTCCCACCCCGCCATTCAATTGGCCGTTTGACCCGCTGTTGGACACCAACTTGATTCGCGTCGGTCCGGCTGGAGGGGCAGCCGAGGAAGGCTGAGGCGTGTCACCCGTCAGCGACGGCGCAACAGACGTGTCCTTGGTAGACCCAGCAGCCGACGAACTCGCCGGCTCGTCCAACGCGCGCAGGTCAGGGTCTTGGAGCTCCTTTTCGAATTCCGAGATGAAGAATTGCTGTTTTTTCTCAAATTAGTAACCGTGTCGAGacacaaaaaaagaaaggggaAGCAAACCTCTATAATCCTAGCGTCCATGCAAATTCCACTCGTCTCCTCGTTGAAAGTCCTGCAGTTCTTGATCAAAAGATCCAGGTCCCTCCTCATGGCCCCCAGGCTGCCgtactcctccttcttcatcttcttctcaatgTCCTTCATGCAGATCGGGTTCTGGATGATCAGATAGTAATCCGCCCAGTCCCTCTTCGGAGGCAGCTTGACAAACGGCCCGATGATCAGCCTCTTAGCCGgaccatcgtcgtcgtcctttTCATCCTCTGGCACCggctcgtcgtcgtccacgGCGAGGTCCATAAGCCCGTCGTAGACCCGCTTGAGGCTCTTCTGCAGCTTCTCCCTCACGGCGGGAGACATGCCGCCGCCCGATAAGCCGTTGGCACCAAGCGACTTGGTACGTCCCTGTGGTCCACGTCTCTTCTTGGCTGGCGGCTCCTCGTCGCCCTCTTCCGCCTTGCGCTTCTCCTGGTTTTTGCTGCCCGGCTTGCGGCCCCGCTTCTTGACTGGCGTCTCAACTTCCTCGGTGCTAGCGCGACTGGCTGATGGGGAGTTCTCGATTGACCCGCCAAGCAGGCCCTTCCTCTTGTTCTCCCGCCTTTCTTTGCGAGCGGCCTTGCgggcagcagccgcctcgGGTgaatcatcgtcgtcgtcaacagCCATGAGCCATTGCTCCTCCGTGAGCCCATCATCGTACTTAACTTTAGTGCGCTCACGGGCACCACGACCCAAAAcaaccgcctcctcttcctcaaccggGTTACCCTCGGTAAGGTAGATTTCCGGAAGCTCGTTCTCGGCCATGAGACGCGGTACACCCTTGCAACCTGGTTTCGTACCATAGATGGGATCCCGAgacctctcctcatccatcttGTGGAAGATGCTCAGCTCGTCGTCATTTCTGGCCAAGATCATGTTGAGCTCCTCATCGTCCATCTCTTCTTGCTCACCGCCCTCAGCCATATCCGCCGTCTCTAGTAAAGTCCGCAGCATGGCATCGCGATCCGTCTCGGAAGACTTGTTGTCGAAACGACCGGCCTGAATGACCTTGCCGTCCATGTCAAGCTTGAATCTGGCACGCTCCAAAATCTTCTCTTCGACCGAGGCGCTGCTGATCAAGCGAAGAATCCTGACCTCGTTCTTCTGACCGATACGATGGGCACGATCCTGAGCTTGCAAATCCTGGTGAGGATTCCAATCAGAGTCGTAAATGATGACGGTATCGGCGGTCTGCAGGTTCAGACCCAAACCACCAGCACGGGTGGAGAGCAAGAACATGAAATAGGGCGAGTCGGGTCGGTTGAAGTCGCGGAGCAGATCAGAACGGTCTTCTGATTTGGTTGTACCATCGAGGCGCAGGTACTGAATCCCTCGGAAACGCAGGAAATCCTCCATGATATCCATGATGGCGGTCATTTGGAAGAACATCAGAACACGATGCCCAGTGGCCTTGTACTTGGGCAGAATCCtgtcgagaagctcaaatTTGCCGGCCGTTCTCCACAGCAAATCGTTGCTGACACTCATGGGGTTCATCTGGTTCTCAACTTCATCGAACACAAAGGGATGGTTGCACAGCTTGCGCAGCTGCATAATCATGTTGCTGAGACCGCGAGCACCAGTCTTGCCACCCTTGCCGTCGCTGACGAGAATCTTCTGATGGGTAACCATCTGCTTGTAGAGACGAGCCTGCAGGGCGGAGAACTTGCACTTGATGACCTTCTCCGTCTTGTCTGGGAGATCCTTTTCGACATCCTTCTTGAGACGACGCAGCAAGAAGGGACGCAGAACCTTGTGCAGACGACGAATGACGAGAATCTGTTCTTCTTCCGTGAGTTCCATCTTGTCCTGGCCACCAGTGTTCGCAAAGGGTGTGTTGAACCAGTCGTCAAAGGTCTTGGCTGacttgaagatgttgggAAGGACGAAGTTGAGCATGGCCCACAACTCGGCCAGGTTGTTCTGCAGAGGGGTGCCGGTCAAAATGAGACGGAAACGAGTGCTGTAGTACTGCTGGATGGTGGCGCTGAGCTTGGAATTCGAGTTCTTCATGCGGTGACCTTCATCGATAATCATGTGGAACCACTTGATCTTGCTGAGCAACGGTCTGTCCTTGATGATGTACTCGTAAGTTGTGAGCAACACCTGGAACTCGCCGCGGCGaatcttctcctgctgcagCTTTCTGGTATTTGGGGGACCCTTGTAAACAATCTTGGAGACAGAGGGCGCCCACTTGTCGAACTCCAAGTTCCAGTTGGTAAGTGTACTCAGAGGGACAATGACCAGGTACGGGCCATTCTGGTGCTTCTTCTCGATCAGGTAAGTAACCAAACTGATGGTCTGGATGGTCTTTCCGAGACCCATTTCGTCTGCCAGAATgccgttgaggttgttgttgtagagCGACAACATCCACTGCAAGCCCTTGATCTGGTACTCCTTCAACTTGCCACCAACTAGAATGTCAGCCTGGGCtgtgacctcctccttgacgcGATGGGCAACGGCATAGTAATCAATCTTGCGCGAGctttcttcatcctcctcctccggctcgCTCTCCTCGGGGATGTCTTCGTTGCCGTAGTTCTGGGCAGCCTGTCGTTGCTGCGCACGGACGGACGAGGCGAGCTGATGCAAGAAGCCATCGGTCTGGCGAAGCAAGTGAGTGATGCGGGTATCCTTGGCCTGGTCAAGCAGCTTGAGATACGCCTCTTCATCGTTGGCCTTCAAAGCCTGCAGACGTTGCTTGGCAGTCCTCTCCATGCGCTTCTGCTCTTCCTTCTCAATGTTGAAATGATGAGCAAACATGAGGCGGTTGAGTTTGGTCGAGTGGTTACGCTGGGTCTGGGCATTGCCGAGGATTTCATTGCGGTGGGTGAAGACGGCCTGGAAGTACTCGGattgcttcttcttctccttgttgatgCGAGCATcgcgctgctgcttctcgagcttctcggTGATCCGGGCCTCGCGAACATTTTGCTTCTTCATCCTGCGGTACGACGCTCTGTTGGTGGTCATGGCGAGATTGTCGTAGTGCAGCATTTGCTTGCcaatcttctccctcagGGCGCGCTGCTTGCTGTACAGCGCTAATGACTTCATTTCAATGATCGCTTTCCGCTTGAGGGTGTCGTCCGCCTCCAGGCTGTCCTTGGCTGCGTCCCAGTGAGCTAAATTGCCGGGCAGGCTTTTGAGCTCGGCATATCTGGCGCTCATCCGGTTGAACACAATCTTCTCACGGTCTGTCCTCAGCTGCTCGAAATCGATGCCTGCCGGGAAAACGCCTGGTATTATGAGACGATTCTTCCGACGGGAGTGATCCATGTAAGAGATGGTGTTGCGCACGAGGCTCCCATCATAAGGACTCTTGAATGTCTTGTACACCTTAGGATTAGGCACTGAGGGAGTGCTCTCTTGGGCTGGGGCTGCGCCGTTGGGACCAGACTTGGGGGTGTCCTGTGAAGATacaccggcggcggcgttggcggcGGATATTTGCATCTCCTGTTCAGTGGTAGAAGGCTGGCGTCTTTGCCGGCGCTCGAACACTGTCTTTTGAAGGTTTGCGGGAATGCCAGCGTTCTTGGATAGCATCTTGAAGGCCAAAATTTGGTCCCGAAGCAGGGCTAGTTGGTCCTGTGAAAGAGACATCTTGTtctgttttggtggttggggaggccCAGCAGGGTTGGCCGCCATAGGATTGGCACCCGCCGGTAGAGCAGAGGCTTCCAGggcagttgatgatggaggcgCGGTGGCTTGAGGGGCGCCGGGTTGAGGCATACGGTTGGGCTGTCCCGGCATCACACCGTTGGCGCCGTTGGCcatttgctgctgttgcatCTGCATTTGTTGCATCTGCATTTGCTGTTGTCTCTGTTGCTGGTGCATTGCCTGCCGTTGATGTTGCATTTGTGCTTGTTGCTTCATGATTTCCCACTGTCGTTGCGCCTGGGCGACCATTTGCGATGTCTTGATAAACTCGGGGTCATTGGGAGGAACACCCTGTTGCTTCATCTGTTGATATTTCTACACAGGGTCAGCACAGGGTCAAATAGATACATTGTACTCTATAGCAGGAGAGCAAAAGGGGATGCGCACATGGTAAAGCTCCTGCATTTGCTGGGCGCTCATCCCCGAAGGGCCGGCAGACCCAGGGTGCTGGACCGCGGGCGACATCTGAACACTAGCCATGATATGTCGGCAGTGAGGTCGGGAGGGGCAACCAAAAGTCAATTCAATTATGTTGCTCCTTTACTGTGCAAGCATATCTGGGTCGCGGTCGCGGAAGTGGAGCCCCGTGGTGGgatgtcgatggtggtggtggtcgcgAACAGGGCAGGCAAACGAGTGGCAGTGGGCTCCGTCTCTGTATTGGACACGAAGTAAAGCCGGGTCCAGTGCCGGGCGCGTCAGAGAGGGCGACCGGGTTGACGACGGGAACCGATGACAAACTGAtccggggggtggggagtggGTGCGTTATGTGTGGACAGCGACTGTGTCGATGTGGAAGCGCGGTGGTTGTcgcgtcggtggtggtgcaacgagggtttggtgggtgggtggatggatgtgtTAAAAGTGACAAGAAGTGGCTGCGGCTGGTCGGGGCGTGgtgaaaaaagagaaagacgCGAAAAGTTGCGGGGGACGATGTGGGTGTCGTGTGGTCGTTGGTGGGAACAGCGCGTCCCGTGTTTTGTCGGCGATTTCACGATGGCCTCGATGGATCGCAAAGGTAGATTGGTGATTTTTTTGATGCGCGCCGTCACCCCTTGagtgatggagaggttgaagcaAAGAGCCGAGAAAGATTGAATGGCGCGCGGGCGATGGTGGCCCCGTGCTCAAGGCTCCCTGCGCAATTTTTAGTACGCCCTGGCTTACCTAATAGCTGCCGTGCCGCCCCTGTTTTCAGTCGGAGCACTGCCACCCCATGCCACTTGCCGTTTCCGGCCACACACAACCCTGTCACGATTCCTCAGGGTTATGAGTAAGAGCAACAATCAATTAATTCACTTGGTATCTGACTATTCAATGTACATTCTCAAACAATGCTCATAAATCATCATGCTCCCCATCTCTTCACCTCTTGACCCTCTTCCTAtccggcccctcctccccctccccatcactcGTCTCAGCATACTGCGTCACCGGCTGCGTCTTTGCCCACGCATTGGTAAACATGGGATCCTTCTTGGCAGCATCTGCGTATTTCAGCAGTGCTTCTCTCGGATCCTCGTGCAACATCTTGCTCAGTGGGATATTCTCCGAAATATGCTTTGCGTCTGGCTGACTGCGCATAAACGGTGTGATTGTCTGCATCTGAGGTCTCATCGGATCTCTCGACTTTCCGGACGCCGTAACACCACCCCGTTTGGTTCCTCCCAGAGCCCCTGGTGCCACGATGGCATCTCCAGAAATACCCGAGCTCTGATCCATGATGGCGGAGGGGTCATCGTCGATGTGCCGTACCTTCGGGGCCCGGGACATGACCTCGAGGGCACCGCGATGGGACTTTTCTGGGTTGTAGAGAACATGTGTCTCGGAGTTGGCAGAGCCCGTGATGATTTGGTTGAGCCTCTCGTGCCAGTCTACCACAATGAGCGGGACACCGGGTGTGATAGGTGTGACGTGCTCTGGCCTGAGGTTTCCGGGGTTCAAGATGTGAAGATGCCCTGATGCCGAACCAGCGATGATGGACGAGGAATCTGGCGAGTATTTGATGTTGGACATGGGGTAACGGTCAGAGGTGGAAGGGTGCTCAATCTTGACCAGCGGCTGCTTGAACTTGCGTGTGTCCCACAGCTTGATCAGCCCATCACCGCCCCGAGTAACCACCATCCGCCCGTCGGAACTGATATCAATACCGCCCGTCCATGTATCGGCCTTGTGCGCATCTCTGATTTCCGCCGCTGGTCGTGAGAATGGCCCGTTTCCACTGTACATGACCAAGGACCCATCCAGCGCAGCAGAGACGATGACCGGCGCGCCCCCTGATGGTGGAGCACCCCATGCCACCGCCGTCATCCTTGTCCGCCCAGCACACCCAGGTGCTTTGGATTTGAAGACAATAACCTCCTTCTGACTCcgcttgttgttgacgtcCCATATTCTCAATGTGCTGTCAGAACCTGCCGTGATGCAGAAATTCTGATCGGTCGGATGCCATGTCCCAGTCGTGACCTCGCCCACATGGCCTTTGGTGTGGTTCATGTCGCGCAAGTACATATCCCCCTTGACAAACTCGGTCAAGACATCGCCATCCCTCGACATAATCTTGGCTTGTGGATGCGCAGTGACACACAAGAATGCGCCGCCCGAATGCCGACTAAACTCGATATGCTGGATCGGATGGGAATCTGTCGAGCCCGACTTGTTGCTCCCCCACGGGTCCACACTCTTGAACGCTCTCAGGGTCGTCGGCGTCATGGACGAAAAATCGTGAAACTTGATGGTGCCATCGAGTGACCCGGTCAGCATGCGCGCGCCAGCTGG contains the following coding sequences:
- a CDS encoding uncharacterized protein (COG:S; EggNog:ENOG503NV0U), translated to MADSDSDDYWVQEPELAPNDPMRNFMPTSFGKTSKEANIAAQIEQTRRKVEIPQKEKKEKKAASDSDSNSDSDDDDDDSESDEEDEAARFPVSHEVVFTTHDRAVTSIALDPAGARMLTGSLDGTIKFHDFSSMTPTTLRAFKSVDPWGSNKSGSTDSHPIQHIEFSRHSGGAFLCVTAHPQAKIMSRDGDVLTEFVKGDMYLRDMNHTKGHVGEVTTGTWHPTDQNFCITAGSDSTLRIWDVNNKRSQKEVIVFKSKAPGCAGRTRMTAVAWGAPPSGGAPVIVSAALDGSLVMYSGNGPFSRPAAEIRDAHKADTWTGGIDISSDGRMVVTRGGDGLIKLWDTRKFKQPLVKIEHPSTSDRYPMSNIKYSPDSSSIIAGSASGHLHILNPGNLRPEHVTPITPGVPLIVVDWHERLNQIITGSANSETHVLYNPEKSHRGALEVMSRAPKVRHIDDDPSAIMDQSSGISGDAIVAPGALGGTKRGGVTASGKSRDPMRPQMQTITPFMRSQPDAKHISENIPLSKMLHEDPREALLKYADAAKKDPMFTNAWAKTQPVTQYAETSDGEGEEGPDRKRVKR